A region of Vanessa cardui chromosome 1, ilVanCard2.1, whole genome shotgun sequence DNA encodes the following proteins:
- the LOC124544025 gene encoding general transcription factor 3C polypeptide 3, with protein sequence MDKATPGASRDNTEEMDVEKDLTNKFLSGEMSFAEYSSEWCDGEDEEDTEEFKRNDGDVAQSVQLIEKSNFRRRRRTRLSPALMGLMGEANLRFARGDIEMAERMCHEIIKQLPTAAEPYQTLAQIYEHDIEKSLQFSLLAAHLSSSDAEHWWRLAGLCKQINDVKQEMICYSQAVKSEPQNLEAHMKRLDYLTKLEENKYPVNTLNITRVKCYHKIVVSLPSSEGEIIMKYAKMAATMYHSTSETEKAVEVMAAAYKKCPSLFTLEDINILLELLILQKQYQACIDIFVSNIGVEIEAEIQTVKNSNGEIEEHTNYLNCVIPENMAVDLKSKLLVCFIHLGAFTLVKNLLNDFLGSDVEKAGDLYMDIEEAFSSVGHYEMAIKLLEPLVTNTNFDLGAVWLKYAECLQKLGREDDAIQAYYKVLKHVPQHPDACRKLFTILKMRGDIGEALKILQQDYKYVVSASLLYEQCQILKNQNNLFKYLEVGEALFSRDLTKFRNQEELKIACRTKGTVDLIYSFRTMRGESTYHEEDIQFEEESFRLTNQQEYEFFKELLKIACDNKLYCTMQRLTFYAMITKGLHFCRQAVEFYCFQACFLNRDYSNALRFIKEFSTKYPGPRTYNLLSFVINSLDENTHGKFLSRLFLKDYNIVKHMFLGNNFLISGRYLVALKYFLEYHEQCREPLSALLIAVTILAMAAQRTVDKHHNLILQGMSYFLTYKQLRKCDQEAYYNIGRAYQMLSINNLAIEYYERALACGPITTCDKHGQIDLTKETAYNLYVLYKDQAPEIARRYIMNYLVI encoded by the coding sequence atGGATAAAGCAACACCAGGTGCATCTCGTGATAATACAGAAGAAATGGACGTGGAAAAAGATTTGACTAATAAATTTTTGAGTGGTGAAATGTCTTTTGCTGAATACTCGAGTGAATGGTGTGATGGGGAGGACGAAGAAGATACTGAAGAGTTTAAAAGAAATGATGGAGATGTGGCACAGTCTGtacaattaatagaaaaaagtaaCTTTAGAAGACGGAGGCGCACACGCCTGTCTCCAGCGTTAATGGGTTTGATGGGTGAAGCAAACTTAAGGTTTGCTCGGGGTGACATTGAAATGGCAGAACGGATGTGCcacgaaattataaaacaattaccgACAGCTGCAGAACCATACCAAACATTGGCACAGATATATGAACATGATATAGAGAAGTCATTACAGTTTTCACTGTTAGCTGCTCATTTAAGTAGTTCAGATGCAGAACATTGGTGGAGACTTGCCGgattatgtaaacaaataaatgatgTAAAACAAGAAATGATATGCTACTCTCAGGCTGTAAAATCTGAACCACAAAATTTAGAGGCACACATGAAAAGGCTTGATTATTTGACAAAATTAGAAGAAAATAAGTATCctgttaatactttaaatataacacGAGTTAAATGTTATCATAAGATAGTTGTGTCTTTACCATCAAGTGAAGgggaaataataatgaaatatgcaAAAATGGCTGCTACAATGTATCATAGTACATCAGAGACTGAAAAAGCAGTTGAAGTAATGGCTGCAGCATATAAAAAATGTCCATCATTATTTACTTtggaagatataaatatattacttgaattattaattttacaaaaacaataccAAGCATGTATAGACATTTTTGTTTCAAACATAGGTGTTGAAATTGAAGCAGAAATACAAACAGTCAAAAATAGTAATGGTGAAATAGAAGAACACACTAACTACTTAAATTGTGTTATACCTGAGAATATGGCCGtagatttaaaaagtaaattgttaGTTTGCTTCATTCACTTGGGTGCTTTTACACTTGTTAAGAATTTGTTAAATGATTTCTTGGGCAGTGATGTTGAAAAAGCAGGAGATCTCTATATGGATATAGAAGAAGCATTTTCATCAGTCGGTCATTATGAGATGGCTATCAAATTATTAGAGCCACTAGTGACAAATACAAATTTTGATTTAGGAGCAGTTTGGCTTAAATATGCAGAGTGCTTACAAAAACTTGGTAGAGAGGATGATGCTATACAGGCATACTATAAAGTATTGAAACATGTACCTCAGCATCCAGATGCTTGCCGAAAACttttcactattttaaaaatgagagGAGATATTGGGGAAGCATTAAAAATTCTACAGCAAGACTATAAATATGTTGTCAGTGCCAGTTTATTATATGAACAATGtcagatattaaaaaatcagaataatttatttaagtatttagaaGTTGGGGAAGCTCTTTTTTCAAGAGatttaacaaaatttagaaATCAAGAAGAATTAAAGATAGCTTGTAGGACTAAAGGTACTGTGGATCTCATTTACAGTTTTCGAACTATGAGAGGTGAGAGTACTTACCATGAGGAAGACATTCAGTTTGAAGAGGAATCATTTCGCCTTACAAATCAACAGGAGTAtgaattttttaaagaattgcTTAAAATAGCTTGTGACAACAAACTGTATTGTACAATGCAAAGATTAACATTTTATGCCATGATTACTAAGGGATTACACTTTTGTCGGCAAGCtgttgaattttattgttttcaggCTTGTTTTCTAAATCGTGACTACTCTAATGCCTTACGATTTATAAAAGAATTTTCCACAAAATATCCTGGCCCAAGGACATATAACCTATtaagttttgttattaattctttagATGAAAACACACATGGAAAATTTTTGTCAAggctttttttaaaagattacaATATTGTTAAACATATGTTTCTAggtaataatttcttaatatcaGGTAGATATCTTGTTgccttgaaatattttttggaatatcATGAACAATGTAGGGAACCTTTATCTGCCTTGCTAATAGCAGTCACTATACTGGCAATGGCAGCCCAGAGAACTGTGGATAAGCATCACAACTTAATATTACAAGGGATGTCATACTTCCTCACATATAAACAACTTAGAAAATGTGACCAGGAAGCTTATTACAATATAGGCAGGGCTTATCAGATGTTGAGTATCAATAACTTGGCTATTGAATATTATGAGAGAGCATTGGCATGTGGTCCAATTACAACATGTGATAAGCATGGCCAAATAGATTTAACCAAAGAAACAGCTTACAACCTTTATGTACTATATAAAGATCAGGCACCAGAGATAGCAAGGAGATACATTATGAACTATTTagttatatga
- the LOC124529732 gene encoding lipid droplet-associated hydrolase, whose amino-acid sequence MKQISSQVDMNRVSKTLNNVQSNVLTWGNPFIDNGQEVVICITGNPGVTEFYIDFGSELYRNLRLPVCVLGHAGHEGNYHNESSVSKNDLDLFSLQGQLQHKLDFIENHLSQTTKIHLVGHSIGAWMIIELLQKNEKLMERVLSVNLLFPTLQRMAESRNGIFVNNVFRKFDWFILFLCKLLYVLPTFVFRFIVYIYLMVTSLPSRYSELIMELVDHNVIEKVFLMAFDEMDVVTKLNRDGLNKVKHMTNVIYAHQDNWAPLEYMEDIKKYQPDIQMMETHDIDHAFVLKSSECVANMVANFIKSKSIKKS is encoded by the exons atgaaacaaatttctTCTCAAGTGGATATGAACAGAGTAAGTAAGACTCTTAACAATGTTCAATCAAATGTCCTAACTTGGGGCAATCCATTTATTGACAATGGACAAGAAGTAGTTATTTGTATAACAGGAAATCCAGGAGTGACTGAATTTTACATAGATTTTGGTTCAGAATTGTACAGAAATTTACGTCTGCCTGTATGTGTATTAG GTCATGCAGGTCATGAAGGCAATTATCATAACGAATCAAGTGTATCAAAAAATGATCTGGATTTATTTAGCTTGCAAGGTCAACTTCAACACAAGTTAGATTTTATAGAAAATCACTTAAGTCAAACCACTAAGATACATCTTGTTGGACATTCTATTGGTGCCTGGATGATTATTGAATTATTGCAGAAAAATGAGAAATTAATGGAAAGAGTTTTATCTGTAAATTTATTGTTTCCTACATTGCAAAGAATGGCTGAATCGAGAAATGGTATATTTGTCAATAATGTTTTCAGAAAATTTGAttggtttattttgtttttatgtaaattgttgTATGTACTTCCAACTTTTGTTTTccgttttattgtttatatatatttaatggttaCCTCATTGCCATCTCGATATTCTGAATTAATCATGGAATTAGTTGATCATAATGTGATTGAAAAGGTTTTTCTAATGGCTTTTGATGAAATGGATGTAGTTACCAAACTGAATAGAGATGGCTTGAACAAAGTGAAACATATGACCAATGTAATTTATGCACATCAAGATAACTGGGCACCATTAGAATATATGgaggatataaaaaaataccaaccCGACATCCAAATGATGGAGACACATGACATAGATCATGCCTTTGTGCTAAAGTCATCTGAGTGTGTTGCTAATATGgtagcaaattttattaaatcgaaaagcattaaaaaaagttaa
- the LOC124529753 gene encoding alpha/beta hydrolase domain-containing protein 17B — protein sequence MTCNSFSELCCLFCCPPCPGKIAAKLAFLPPEPTYAFTPDETGSKFSLTLTERAEWQYSEREKENIEGFYSRTSRGNRIACLFVRCSPNARFTILFSHGNAVDLGQMSSFYLGLGTRINCNIFSYDYSGYGVSGGKPSEKNLYADIDAAWQALRTRYGISPENIILYGQSIGTVPTVDLAARYEVGAVVLHSPLMSGMRVAFPNTKRTWFFDAFPSIDKIPKVTSPVLVIHGTEDEVIDFSHGLAIYERCPRAVEPLWVEGAGHNDVELFNQYLERLKRFVSVELLN from the exons ATGACCTGTAATTC TTTCAGTGAACTCTGTTGCCTGTTTTGTTGTCCGCCATGCCCAGGGAAAATCGCGGCTAAGTTAGCATTCCTGCCTCCTGAACCCACGTATGCATTCACACCCGATGAGACTGGATCCAAATTCTCGTTAACTCTTACTGAGCGTGCGGAATGGCAATATTCAGAACgtgaaaaagaaaatatcgaAGGCTTTTATTCGAGAACTTCAAGAGGCAATAGAATAGCTTGCCTCTTTGTTCGATGTAGCCCTAATGCTCGCTTCACAATATTGTTCTCGCATGGAAACGCTGTAGATCTGGGACAGATGAGTAGCTTTTATTTAGGTTTAGGTACTAGaataaattgtaacatattCAGTTATGACTATTCTGGTTATGGTGTGAGTGGTGGAAAGCCCTCCGAAAAGAATTTGTATGCTGATATTGATGCTGCGTGGCAGGCGTTACGGACTCGATATGGCATCAGCCCAGAGAATATAATACTGTACGGGCAGAGTATTGGTACAGTGCCTACAGTAGACCTTGCAGCCCGTTATGAAGTTGGGGCAGTTGTCCTCCACTCACCTCTGATGTCTGGCATGCGTGTAGCCTTTCCTAATACTAAGAGGACTTGGTTTTTTGATGCATTTCCAAG taTTGATAAAATCCCCAAAGTGACCTCCCCAGTTCTTGTTATTCATGGAACTGAAGATGAGGTGATAGACTTCTCTCATGGACTCGCCATATATGAACGATGCCCACGCGCCGTAGAGCCATTATGGGTAGAG GGCGCTGGACATAATGACGTGGAGCTCTTTAACCAATACTTAGAAAGGCTGAAACGTTTCGTCTCAGTCGAATTGCTCAACTGA
- the LOC124529722 gene encoding F-box/WD repeat-containing protein 9-like → MCDVLQSVKEQLVDIENECISPCIKPDDVYNAAEPSLENMPLEIILKICSYLDANCVKNNLSKVCQRFNDILDDISLWKYRACCKIRGCFPPLSNLDSWKEEDVDWTEMCIEMEDERNKWCNVDKTTKHLVIKDVHYASVDAVILVNKGQTCISGGRDRCLALWNVLDIQIDDNIDTVLTDLKPTKIRHDAHAGWVWDLATVDVDSANTVYSASWDNTVKAWDINCGFECIETFNCSMSALSVVAYGNNVMAGLYSKKILTFDIRCGPNPTNVYKPHRGPILALTTHKNQIASVSEDKTLAIFDTVAGKVLKTDIKMPSEKAYPVSLSWNTYAMYIGDSKGCLHLFDPNNHNYVRTHELWQEASITEPSNRIAGCHQGDGTLIACSDRGEIKFLYNSSPPTEYKSMQTSTVDVTQLQYLNGILAVGTCDSALEFWIPNEQFNHNNL, encoded by the exons ATGTGTGATGTACTACAATCTGTAAAGGAACAATTAGTGGATATTGAAAATGAATGTATATCTCCATGTATAAAGCCCGATGATGTGTATAATGCAGCTGAGCCTTCTTTAGAAAATATGCCTTTGGag attatattaaaaatatgctcATATTTAGATGCAaattgtgtaaaaaataatttgagcaAAGTGTGTCAGAGATTTAATGACATTTTAGATGATATAAGTCTTTGGAAGTATAGAGCTTGTTGTAAAATAAGGGGATGTTTTCCTCCTTTATCTAATTTGGACAGCTGGAAAGAAGAGGATGTTGACTGGACTGAAATGTGCATTGAAATGGAAGATGAGAGAAATAAATGGTGCAATGTGGATAAGACAACGAAACACCTCGTCATAAAAGATGTTCATTATGCATCTGTTGATGCAGTTATTTTGGTGAAT AAAGGTCAAACATGCATTTCTGGTGGTAGAGACAGATGTTTAGCACTTTGGAATGTATTAGATATACAAATAGATGACAATATTGATACAGTGTTAACGGATCTCAAGCCAACAAAAATTAGACATGATGCTCATGCGGGTTGGGTGTGGGACTTAGCCACGGTAGATGTGGATTCGGCTAATACTGTGTATTCTGCATCATGGGACAACACTGTCAAAGCATGGGATATTAATTGTGGCTTTGAGTGCATAGAAACCTTCAA TTGTAGTATGTCTGCCCTTTCTGTGGTTGCATATGGAAACAATGTGATGGCTGgtttatattctaaaaaaatattgacatttgaTATTCGTTGTGGTCCTAATCCTACTAATGTATACAAACCACATAGGGGTCCAATTCTGGCCTTAACGACTCATAAGAATCAAATTGCGTCTGTAAGCGAGGACAAAACGTTAGCAATATTTGACACTGTAGCTGGGAAAGTACTGAAAACTGATATAAAAATGCCTTCAGAGAAAGCATACCCAGTAAGCTTGAGTTGGAATACGTATGCGATGTATATTGGTGATTCGAAAGGATGTCTCCATCTCTTTGATCCTAATAACCACAACTATGTCAGAACACATGAGTTGTGGCAAGAAGCCTCGATAACCGAACCTTCGAATAGAATAGCAGGTTGCCACCAGGGCGACGGGACTTTGATTGCATGTTCAGATAGAGGTGAAATCAAATTTTTGTACAACTCAAGTCCACCGACTGAATATAAAAGTATGCAAACTAGCACCGTCGATGTTACACAG ttgcAGTATCTAAATGGAATTTTAGCTGTTGGAACGTGTGATTCTGCTCTCGAGTTTTGGATACCTAATGAACAATTTAATCACAACAACCtataa